Within the Vigna angularis cultivar LongXiaoDou No.4 chromosome 10, ASM1680809v1, whole genome shotgun sequence genome, the region gattttggagtcgccaccatagtttattatggaaaactacgaaaaaaccataaaataataagacacggtccacgaaaaccatattctgggttcgggagttgGTTACGCatagggaaggtgttagcaccttacaacgcctgccctaagccagtacctttaactaaatacacgaatatgatgtggttttcaaaatgtttaaatatcacataaaataaaattctaaataaacaaaatatattttttagttttttgggcccgacaaggattgaccttgctcctacgtattctcattcagaatgagaaatcagggttacgtagttcttttgaaactgtttgagaaatttgtttggaaattgtttgaaaatttgttttgaaatgattttggatttttttgggaagtgaacctgacaaggactagccttgctcctacgtatctgtacttttgatggagaatcaaggataacgtagttctggctaagagattgtttattgtttgaaattgttgatgtttttagtttttaaagattttatatttttataaaagaaagagaaaaggtttttggcacaaggacgatacGAACGATCACACATATgcctaaatattttttattattttttagaagacaagaagaaaaggttctaacacaaggacgatgcgatcacacatgtgcctaaacctttaaaatattttattattttttataaaagtacatttaaaaagtagataaatatttaaaatcaaaagagaaaaagaaaaaaaaacataaaaaataaaaatagaataaaataaaaggatagataaataaataatgaaaataaagtaaaaataaaaggataaaataaaaataaggataaaataataagtaaataaaaaaaaagggtgcGGAGGTGCTAAATAAGAAACTGGGGTGcctaaacaattaaaaaaacgAACTGGGCCAAAGCCCAGGCGGAGAGGGGTGCGAAAATGAGAATAAGGGGGCGCAGGGAAGAAATTggtatttgtgtttttttaagaaTAGAACGGGCCTGAGCCGAGACCAAGGGAAAGGATGGAGAGTGTGCGGGTGAGAAACGGGGGATGCGCGTAGGAAAGAAAAGAATcgggtttttgtttttttttattatttggacCGGGCCCAGGAGTTTTTTTCAAGCAGAAGcattaggggttaggggttctGCCACTCTTCTCCTCACTCCAACATTCAGAAAGCCTAGAGACTAGGGCCTCTCTCCCAAACGAGGCAGCTAAAAGTGGACCTCCGCCCGTTCGCGCACACGCGCCACCGCCTCCGCCAAACCGGCCGCCGCCAACCGCAAGACCAGGACACCACCAGTGCGCCGATCGCCGCCACAGACCCCACTGGTTGCCGCGCCAAGCccctcttctcctttttctttttttcgcTTCTTCGCGCGCGGAGAGAAGCTCTCGCCTCTCCGCGCCAGCGATGCAGCTCGCCGCCGGAGTCGTTGCCGGTCACGGCGCCAGACCCTcctttccttctcttcttcccGCGTTAGAGAATCTCTCACGCTTCTCCGTCAATCGCTGTTTGAACGATCACGGCTGCCTCGAACCAGAGCACCACCAGTGTCACAGGTCACGACCAAGGTCGCCGCCGGTCCTCGCGTTGACGTCCTCCACCGCTACGACCAAACCCACCTCTACCCCTTTCGTCTCTGCGTTCAAATTTTTCTTTGAATCCTGGTTGATGGTGATATCCGAGTGAATGGAGGAGGATTTTGTTTTTGCGGTTAACGGTGTAGGTTGAGGGAATAGTGGGTTCCGGTTATGTGCATGATGAAGGAGATGGTGAATGAAATCTGTCAAGATGGCTGTGGCAATGGGTGAATCTGGATGGTGAAAGGGGTATCCGACGAATGAATGGGGGCATCAATGGTGATTTTGAACGATGACAGGTGTATTGGATGATGGGTTATGTTTGTTGAGGCGGTTACGGTTGAGCGCAGTGTGGAGAATCCAAACGGTTGATGGCGGCTGGCGAGGGAAGGAGACAAAGGTTGGAGTCTCCATTGTTACCGTGGGCAGAGATTAGGAGAATGAGGATGTAAGTTGGGGAATGACAGGCTCCTGTAATGTGAAGAAATTCTGAGGAGGTGAATGCTTTGAGTGTACTGGCATGGGATCTGTGATTTGGTTTGCATTTGATAGAGGTAGGAGATGGTACGAGAGCTATATTTGCTGCTGCTGTTTGCTTTTTATTTACGGGTTTCCTGGGTGCTAAAGGGATACGAAGTGTTGATGTTAGGGAAATGTATGCCTATCTTCTATTGGTAGTTAAATAGATGAAATTTGCAGGCACAGAAACTGCATTTTGGGCGCAGTTTTGATTAACAGAGGAAGGCAAACAAACGCAACCATAAACATTGATCCATAAACATTGATCGAACATCAATCATTCATCTCTCAGCATGGACAAGGAAAGCATATATACAAGGAGCATGACCAAGGAGCTTAGGTAGACGAAGACTTACCTTCGCAGCTTCAAGATGCCTTTTCTTTTGGGCTTTAATTCCCTTTTCTCTCCTCGACTGAACTTCTCCTTTAGTAACCAAAATGATCTTGCAGGCGCCGTGAAGTGAAGTTGACTGGGCAGCTAGGTTCACCAACAGTcgcttcttctccttctttttttctctggTCCGAGGTCTCTCGCTCTATAAGTGGTGGTGATCAGTGATCCCCCGTCTCCAATGTGATTGTCCCCTTTTCAAAGCCAAAGCCCCCTCCTTTCTGTTGTACCCTCTGGGATATCCTCTGGCGCGGGATTTCctttgtctcttttcttttttcaccaaTTCATGTTTTCATTTTGCTGTTGGCTGATATGGTTCAAAACTCTTTCCTCTTCCATGTATGTCTGCTGCTGCCACTTAAGAATTTGAGTGATTCTTCCCTAACTTCACTGCCTTCGTCCTgcaaccctaattttacttctttgttctttatttaacaaaaaatcaaaacttaattaatgaatttatttttgttaaccACCAACCATTTTCTTAATTGCGAACCACAAAAATATCTTTTGGGTATAAACCCTCAGGTGCGGCCTGGTCTTCGTTTTCACTGTAGTAAGCAtatactaacctaataaaaaaattaaaaaacctaataaaaaaattcataaaccgCATTTTAAAATCCGGCAAACAACTAACGCATTTCCATGTGTGGTTAGTCTGCCGTCGCAGATCGAAATGCGGTGGTACTCTGTCCTTTCCGCAGATCGAACTGTGGTTTGCGCTTTTCGCAGATCGAAATACGGTTCTATTTGCACCTTTCCGCACTTTCAACTGCGGACGTCTCTGACCGCAACTCCAACGGCGTTTAAGCTCTTCGGCGAACGAATGAACTGAACCGGCGCACGAAGCGAACACCCAGGCACACAGTCACATGCATATgacaacaaacaaaacaaagtaGATGCAGTGGTACTAACCTGGACACCAAAGATCTGTGAGGCCACGACAGGACGAACGCAAAAGGGACGAACGTAGAGTCTTGGCacgaaggacgaacgcttgcaCAAGAGGGAGAGCAAAGACAAAATACAGTGGTGGTAGAGGATACGGGGGAGAGAAGAATGGCAGAGAAAGACGGAGAGAAAAAGAGGGAGGGGTGATTTGGAAAGGGGATGTAGGGTTTGAGTTTGAAATGTGGCAGGGAAGAGTTAAAATTTTAgtcaaactttttaaaaatcaattttgactTGCAAAGGCTATACTTGGAATTAAATTATACAAGCTGACAAAGTAAATTTTGTATATCTGCAAGCCTCATCCGGTCACATATAAGGGTACATCAACAAGAAATGATAGGAAGGTATACAAGTCCTAATCAAATTAACACACGCATAATTTCACGAAAATAAAAGTCTAACGTCacttggtatatatatatatatatatatatatatatatatatatatatatatatatatatatatatatatatatacatgcaaGACAAATATAAGGTTTAAGGTTTGATTTGTCATATTCTGTTAACATTGgtgattttaattcttatatgaTGCTCAAGTAAAGAGATGTAGCAGCAATGATGTTGGGTTCTGTGATGGAAAGCTATCAGTTCCAGCAACCGCAACATAACTTCATTGATGATAAAGATTATCATTGGATGATAAAGCAATGCGCTATTCCAAGAAGATAAAGATTATCTCACTGTATACACTGAGTACTGCAGCGCAAAAGAAATACTACTTTATTAACTAAGCGAAAACAAAAAGGTAGTAAGAGTTAACAAGTCCAATACTGGTTTTCTTTTACCAAATTATTTGCGTTCATTTACCAATAAGTGCTATACTGGTTTAAGGAATAtatttgcataaaaaaaattacacgaAAGAgcattaatatttcaaattagtattttaaaaattgattaatcattaaaaaatatttacatagtCTAGCTGTGATTTGTAGAAGCTTTTGTCTGACATCATTAAATACATGGCGTAACAATTAAACGAGGCTCTGCCAGGTCTTaagaaattaatgatttttttatttatttaaaaacatgttaattAGAATATGAAAAAACTGGTGACATGAGATGAGAGTGTagtaataatgatttttaattaagaaatcatAGATTTATTCTTAAAAGACAGTCAGTTTGGCTGTTGTGAACCTGAGTGTCCGGTCAGAGAGAACCGTGATCCAACGTTGACACATTGGACCGTCGGAGTTGGTTCAAAGGAATTAAATGCACCCATGTCTCACTCGCTTTCGCAAATCACTGTATCTATCTATGTTCGGGTATGAATGTCCGTGTGGAAATCAGAAAATCGAAAACAACGACTATAAAATTTCAGATTCTGTTTAAGCATAAAGAAACAGTTTGTTCAAAGGAGGTAATAGTCACGAGTAATGACATGCACCTGCGAAAGTTCGAGTTATAACATAACGTGTTTCCAATTAATTGATTCAGAAACGGTCCATATTTGTGATGGTCAAACGAAAAAGTAGGTTTATACGTAATAACTGAAAGAGAAAGTTAAAGAAATAAATCCAAAGAAAAAGCAAGCTAATAAGAATATAGAATTATCTCATTCTCACACCAAGGGCGAGAAAAGGAAGCAAACAAAACggaaaaggtaaaaagaaacataaaatcCACGATTCGAGACCCTCATAACCATCGCAATCAAAAACATCATCGTAAAACGTTGACGTATAACTGCCTGTGTGTTTGATTGGTCTTGACCGTATCCAGGTAACCACGCTAGCTAGCTACCTCCTTTTGTAATATCTCGtgttactattattatattattatcatcattataatatgctattaattttttgttttcaacgTTCATCTTGTGAAGTCGTGGACGAGGCTCGTTCTGTCTGCGACGTTGAGTCTCCACGAGAGAAACGGAATGCCGTTATCGGCGTCTCGATCGCCGTCATCCGCGAAACGGAACTCGCTCCCCATCCCCGGTGAGAAACACTGCATCTTCTGACTCTGCGGGTGTGCGTACCACGAATTGTTGTACACCTGCGCCGATTCCATCATGCCGCCAGAAGCCCGCTGCGGCGGTGCGGCCGCGGCACTCGCCCTTCTTTCCTCCTTCTTGAATCTAATCCCACACGCATTGCACAGCGACTGCAATGCAATTCACACAAAGTCACAAACCACTCTTCAATGTCggagaaaaagaatgaaaatattgattaaacTACATTGTACAGGAGAAGAGataagcaaaaaaaaatgtttttttttggtgattaatgaattgaatgttgttttggaaaaaaaaaatatagagttTAAGTTCGGAGAAGTGATAAGTATGGTGATTTACCTTGGGGCCTCGGGGGCCATTTCTCCAAAGGGGAGTTGAGGTGGTATCACAATTGGCGCAGCGGCGAGCGATGAGAGGGTCGGGGTTTGAGGTGGTATTGGAGGTTCTGGAGGACTTGGTTTGGGATTGAGGGTTGTGTTTGGATTGTAGTAAGTCCCAACAGAAGTTAGAAACGGATCTACGTTCGTGGCGAGTAGGTTTTTGGTCGTCTTGGGAGAAACGGGTGGATGGGGTACCGAGGGAAAGGGTGCAGTCAACggaaggggaagaagaagaagaggaggaggtgAAGGAATAATCGTAAATGTCGGAATCTTGGTAGGGTGGTTTGTGGTTTGGCCCGGAGAAGGGCATTGAGAAGGAGGTGGTTTGGCCGTGGGAGATGCCACATGTACAGGGTCCCATGACGTGCCCCTGGGAGACACTGCAACAGCGATATTGATGAAGGGCCTCTGGAATTGGGAAAGGAAAGGACTTAAGGGAATTGATagggagagaaagaaagaagagggaAAATAATATAAGAAGAGGTTAATGGTGAGAAATGAGAAGCGGGTGTAGCTGGTAGGCTTGTGAGCTTATAAGAAATGTAAATACCAGTCAGCAGGTGCAGTCCACGTTGTCCTTAATATAGGAATATGATTTTGAGTTTGATGAGAGAGAAGTTAAaggatataataatttaaattataaagatgttagcagagagagagggagaaggAGGAAGGAAGTGTGGAAATGTTGGTGAGGTGATGCAATAATTGGGGTGAAGGAGTTTGGATTTATAGCATAGCACAGCATAGGACGTAGAATAGCAGTGTAGGAAAGGGTGAGGTGgaagggaaagagaaagagagacggTGGGGGTGTTGCTTAGTTTTGGTCATTGGTTAATGGGTAGTCAAAAGAGCCCACGTGACGAGAGGGAACAGTCTTCCATGGATCTGCCTTTTCCGATCACGAGGTTTTAGTGTCCCTGCAAGGAAAATATAATACTTTCCAATCCAACCCCCTTATTCTCACGCTCCTTTTCCTCTCCTCCGCAACCACGCTCTAACTCATCCTACACAATCTACAAACCCTTCTTACCACGCTGCTTGATGCCTAAGTTATCtccttacatgttttttttatcaaatttatgacatTCAGTGTGAGCAAAATTAGTGACCGGTACACTTATTGAAGTTATTGAATATGTTACTGTAAAAAAGTTTGTTATATAAGTGGTGTAACTTATATTGAATTTTGATGAAGAGGTTTGTTTTGAACAGAACAATGACCTAGCAATGATCTCCTCCAAAGACCCAGATTCCGTTACTTGTTATAGGGCGTCGAATCCATCAAATCTACACCAACAAGCAGTTTTGGCTGCCGTACCATGCGAATCACGTGAATCCAAAACAAAAGCCAAGCTCGTCATGATAGTAACCTCATGCCCCGAATCCGAAACTGATCACCACTTTGCTTTTTGTATGCGCCTACAGTGGAAGCTCTAGTGGTCGAAGAGAAGATCCCTGGggttttcattcattttcttttttatcacaTTGCGAAAGcaagagagagatagagagaaaagtGTTCAAATGGAATACAATAGATGCTCTGCAATCATCAATCATCAATCATCAATCCAAACCTTGCCAGTTAATCGCActgtgtttttgtttgtttgggtCAAAGCTCGTTAGATAATAGAAGAAGGCATTgcaaaaaagaaaggaaaagaagacaaaagaaaaggagcagagaaaaaatataagaaaatccAAAAACTGGAgttgttttaaaaaagaaaaatagagaggtGCCCCACATCATCATACCCAGGCAAAGCAAAGCCAAGCCCAAACAAACAAACTACTCTGAAACACATCGATCCCATTCGATGAAAAAGATTCAAAAACATTCACTGAGAGTGAGAATCAGATCGTCTAGAGATTGATGAAGCACGGTTCCACAAACGGGACGACCACCGCTTTCCAAAAGATGCTCTCCGTTTGCTTTGTAATCTGCGACCAAAAACCAGGATTAGATAAATTTTTACAATTCAGATCTGTCAATAGAATATATTCCCCAGGGAAGTATCAACTCTCCAATCCAAGTTTCAAATCATGTGAAACcctaaataaaatacaaaaacacacagaaataataatattattattattattatcgtCCAAATTTGAAATGATTGGAATAAGGTGCTCCAAAGACCAAACGCAGCAACAATACAAGACTCATTGAATATAGTCTTTAATCTCGTGATCATCTGCAAAAGTGGTTCAAACCATGATTCCATGTTTGCGTACAACTGAAAACTCCAACGGGAAACTCCGATAAAAAAAAGGGGGCGTAACGAAAAAAGGTCATAAAACATCTATAGGATCCAACGCTACGTTGCCATCGCTAGCCCACTTCAACCTTTGACACATAACAGTCACCGTCGGTGAGTGACTGTTGCAAATAATTCAGTTTACCAAATTTTTGgaatcttctttttcttttttgcctAGTTATCTTAAAAAAAGACTGTTACTTAAACTCCGAAATTATTTGCCACTAATTTCTGACATTGTTGCTGTTCTTGTGGATGATGCTCCCAACAAAAAAATTGACCGAAAAGAAAGACTAAATTCGTTTTTAATTGTATGTAGGATCCTACTGAAATCACGAATTAAAAAGTTTGTTGTTCTCTATGAAATTATAAGTTTGTTAAAGGAAAACATATTGTGGTGAATTGATTTTATAAGATGAGTGGGAATTTACGTAGAAAGTGAGGCTTTGAGGAAAATAATGAAAGCATACTATTAAATCcatttaagaaatataaaaatgaaatgaaaaatgtgAATATGTTTTACGGTAGAAATGATTTCATCATGCAAAATTAAACGCTATCATTATCAGGACAAAATATTGTATCAGATAGAAACGCAAATACTGAATAGCACAGtttcaaaaatgaaaagttgAACAGCACGCAAGGGATCAATCGATCAAGAAATACCCACTTGACATAAAGTAGTTAACGActgattaaaaaacaaaaaacttgtgAATTGATGAGCTTTATAGATGATTACTTCCAAGCATGAACGACAAGGGagaatataatagtaaatttaaaaatagaaagataaagaAATGTTCTTTTAAGGAGCATACAAAATACACAGTGGTTTAAGACCGGGTTTGACCAGTTGACCAGAAGGTTAGACCTCCATAGGGAGACAATTAGATGTTAGAGAGTGTGGTCTCAGATGTTATATGATACTGACAACAAGTTAACTTTCTTAGGTAGCTGGATTTCTCCTACAATACGGTTCCCTTTTTCTACATGTTCCTCCTTTGCCTCCCACTTTACATTTTGTTCCTTCTTTTCCTCCTTCTCTTATTCCTATTCCACCTTCTTCCTACTTTCAAACCTCACCAATCTCTGCCAAAGAAGATCCCGTCAACAACAAAATCACTGGACCAATCCGATCCCAATCCACCTTGCCAAAAGCTCTCCAAACAACAGATTTAAactcaaaacaagaaaaaaaaataaaaaaatcccaAACCCCCAGGTGAGAGAAAGACAGACATTCCAGTTGTATCTTGTTGCTTTTGAGGAGGAGTGGAATTTTATTCGTTCCCAaagtttattttagtaataattgTGCCATTTGTTTTATGCATTGTATCTATTTACTAATGTTCTAATAAATTCCACCACCCAAGTGTTGAACACACTTACACTTGCACTGCATGCAATTTAAACAACTTGTTTCGCAACTCCCACGTGGCATATTAGTggatgatattattattattattaataatggaTTGGTTTTAGGAAATTTGTCGGATTAGGCGTTAGATACGATTTGATTTGATGAGCTGTGTGTGATGGTGGTGGACTGTGTTTTTTCTTAGAATTGGGGATGACATAAGTGTTCTATAAGTACTAGGGTTTGGGAAATTGAAAAGTGGAATAGGTGAGTCCCACCAAATCCAAGGGGGCACGTAATGTGATGATTAACGATAGCATTACGTGTAAGACCGTGCAAAACTGCGGGTGTGAGGCGGTGACCTGTAATCACACACGCACgctcttctttatcttctctttcaaatcaaaatcaatcaTACTTCGCGGCTCattctttctttaattaatcACGGTTTATTTTAATCATCCACTTCTAACAATGGAAAATTTTGAATCACCGATACAAGCAGAATTGACCAAAAAAAACTTATactctttctttcaatttgTATTTACTTCCATCGAACacttgttaataaaaaataatctttctTTGTCGATTCTgctttttcaatgttttttttattaacatataagTAATGTCTTGGTATAAATCCAAGTTATATATCAgacaagtatttttttttatgatctaAACTATTATAGCAGTGGACTGGATGAGTGTCTTCTGGAAAAGTGTTGGGAAATTTTTTTCTGGGAGTGATTTAATGcatttcagaaaataaaattcgGAATGATgtggtgcaggaagaaatttgtTGACagtcttttgttttttctcttccaCATGTCATAATGTGTTATTGAGCCCATCAGAtaccaacttttttttttaatttgggtACGCTGGGAGCCCAAAATTCGAACAACTCCAACAGGTCATAAGTGAGGCAGTTGCTCCCTACACCGCCACTGACTGCTTCCAACACCTTCCCGTCCCTATTTTGTCCTccagtaatttaatttttagggttaaTACTTTTAACCTTTTACCCACTTCGTTAATGACCTAATAATGGTCCCCTGTGCATGCAACGGATCTTGGTGGTGGTGGTGCAGGTTTCTCAACATGtaaaacggatgttgacatccgtgtGAAAAACGGTGCATTCCGAGCGGTTTCGTAGGAAGCGAACGATGGTTGCGTGTCGGTGGAGGACGAGGACTCTAGCGTCTGCGGTTACGTGCCAAAAATGGTAGACGCAGCGACACTGGACAGTAGCTGCGGCGTTTTCAACTCCTCCTCGGCGGAGAACGAGTCATCAATGTAGTTGGAGAGCCATTCTAGTTCCGCCTTATCATCATACTGTCACAAAATCACGAGAAGagaaaattcaatttcaaaaacaacaaacgaatttaatttaaactaacTCGAATCATCACAATTATCTGTTTATTCCATCATCCAGTGGTCAACCTCGGAGAATTACTTACCGGAACGCAGAGTTTTCCGAAGAATTGAGGATCACCGGCGTAGCTGCGAGGGACAATAGCTGCGGCGAAGCGATTGTCGCTGCCCGAAATTGAGGAGTTGCAGCTGTCAACAACAGTGACGGTGGAGGAGTCGGTGGAATTCCCGGCTACATTGTCGAAGAAACCGTTGGACATAATATCGTCGGCGTGGGAGAAGTCGAGGAGGTCATCAATGGCGAAAGACTCACTGATTTTCTGGTCAGCGTGGTGCTTATCCTGCTGAGAGAATTGGTCATCTCCTCCGTCGGAAAAATAGCCTCCGACAAAGTATTTCGGCGCTTCCATATATATAGTGTTTTAGTGGGAGaaagtgagagagagaaagagtagTTGGTGTTTGTTTTAAAGAGAGGGAACACACCGTTTTGACAGGAGATCCGTTTGGTGTGTCGGAGAATAAAGTTTTGTATATACAAACTGTGAATCTAAGCAAAGCAATGGAAAGATGAAATGATTGAATGAAATGACAAAGTATTAAGTTCAGTTAGTTTGGTGGAGCCTAAATTAAACTCCAGTTGAAGAAACCCCTTTGGATATACCTTCATAATTCATCAATGATGATCATTGcctatttattaattatagttCCTTCCAGGGAGGTGGATGGTGCAATGACTTGAAATCATGCTTCGAGAGAGCCAAAACTCGTAGGGGTTCATCAAGTTATATGGTCAAATTGTAAGTGTTTTCTGGTATTTTAAGCAACAATGACACCCTTCATCCTGGTAACTTAACCAActttttctctgttttattttacttgagaaatatcaaaatttaactaaatatatttttaagatactCAATACAaatcaaatttgttttgattataaTGTCTACTGTGAGAGTAAATTGTTCTTatcaaatttctaaatttatttgtgtttgatgacatcgaaacaaataaagagaaaacaaatattttctttgataCACAgattgtaaataataataatagcttGGGTCATAACTTTTGGATTCACATCTTGTTGGGTTCTGCTATACCAAGTAAGGGAGCTATACCAAGTAAGGGAGGTTCCGTGATGTGTAACTATTGGTGCATTAGAAGCAGGTAACAACtgcatttatataaaataatgcaGAACAATTAAGTCAGATTTGCAAAccacattttcttttctgttcCCCCTTTTTACTTTCTCCCAATGTATTAATATTCTCAAACAAACAGACCTCCAGATGAGTGTTCCATCGCTTCCTTCTCCATTTCAAATTGGACCAACTACAGACGCAGAAAGGAAGCACCACCAACGAATGACCACCGTACACACCGCTGCAGCACACTGCCGAATGACCACCACACACACCACCGCACTGTCGT harbors:
- the LOC108335418 gene encoding GATA transcription factor 18 — protein: MGPCTCGISHGQTTSFSMPFSGPNHKPPYQDSDIYDYSFTSSSSSSSPSVDCTLSLGTPSTRFSQDDQKPTRHERRSVSNFCWDLLQSKHNPQSQTKSSRTSNTTSNPDPLIARRCANCDTTSTPLWRNGPRGPKSLCNACGIRFKKEERRASAAAAPPQRASGGMMESAQVYNNSWYAHPQSQKMQCFSPGMGSEFRFADDGDRDADNGIPFLSWRLNVADRTSLVHDFTR
- the LOC108334804 gene encoding uncharacterized protein LOC108334804, with the protein product MEAPKYFVGGYFSDGGDDQFSQQDKHHADQKISESFAIDDLLDFSHADDIMSNGFFDNVAGNSTDSSTVTVVDSCNSSISGSDNRFAAAIVPRSYAGDPQFFGKLCVPVSNSPRLTTG